GTGAGCACGATGCAGATGGCCGAGGCGCCCACCATGAAGTAGGTGAAGATCTTCTTCTCCGTGGGCCGGGCGATGTAGCAGTCCACGGTGTTGGGGCAGGGTGCCACGCTGGCACACTGCACCAGGCGCGGCATGCCGAAGCCGTGCCACAGGGTGTGCAGCACGTAGAGGAAGAGGAGCTCCATGATGAGCTTGAAGACGAGGCTGAGCAGGTAGGTCCACCACAGGCCGCCGTGCTTCTTGCCCGTGTCGTCGTACAGCTTGGCGCACTGCTCGCCGTGCTTCTGGCGGTGCTTCCGCTCACGCTCCTCGCGGTAGGCCACGTGCAGGATGACCAGCAGCGAGGGGCACGTGACGAAGATAAGCTGCAGGGCCCAGAGGCGGATGTTGGAGATGGGGAAGAAGTGGTCGTAGCACACGTTGGTGCAGCCCGGCTGCTTGGTGTTGCAGTCGAAGTCCTTCTGCTCGTCCCCCCACACGCGCTCCGCGGCCACCACGTACACCAGCACCCGGAAGACGAACACCACCGACAGCCAGATGCGCCCGAACGCGGTGGAGTACTTGTTCACGccgctcaggaggccctggagggtCTTCCAGTCCATGGCGCCCGGCGGGGAGGCGGGGGCCTGGGCCTACCTGGAGGGACGAGGGAAAAACATCACACGCGTTACCGGGTGACATGTATTGAGCATTCACTGCGTTCCCGGCACAGATCTTTAGGTGGTTGGACTCGTGGGGTCATCACGATGAGCCTCTGTCATTCTTCCCAATCTACACACAGGGAACGAGCACAGAGAGGTGACAGGCCTTACCCCAAACCACAGAGCCACCAGGCAGGCAGGGGATGTGCATTTGCTGATGATCACAGTAACcatgactgagcacctgctaggAGCTGGGGACCGAGCGAAACACTTTATGCGTAGGATCTCATGCAGTCCATGTAGTGGCCCATGAGATAGACACTGTGATAATCTCCTTGTACAGACGAAGAGACTGGTAAGCAAATGAGATGACGATCGCAAAGCCCTTGGTCCATAGTGCGTGTCCAGTCAGTGCTGGCACATGTTACTGTGCATTCCAGAGAGATCAGCCTAGAGTCGAGGCGAGGCCAGGCCTTCTGGTGAAGGGCCTGTGCTCGCCGCCCCCtggcctccccttccccgctggACGCCTGCCCCAGGCCAGGTTCTCACAATTGTTACCTCGCTGAGGCCTCACTACCAAATGGGGTCATGAGTCCTGttctacagagaggaaactgaagctcagagacgGTCCATCACCTACCCAAGGTCTCACAGCAAGCGGGTAGTAAAGATGGCAGAGGAACTCAGGGGGTGGGCCCTTGGGGTACAGTTCGACTCCTGGAAGTTCATCAGATCCAGGAACTATCTAGAGGCAATCCCTCCTCCCTGTGCCATCGTCTAGAGGGGACCCCCAGGCATCCCCCATCCCTGCTGGTTGCCAGGGCTCTGTGGTGGGGAACCTGCTGTTTTCAGGTCCCCCAACCACACATCTCCTTCCCCTGGAGTGACTCAGAGGGTGTGGACGGGTGGTGTGCTGTGGACGTGTCTGCGTGCTGCCGTGCGCGTGGGGGTGTGGAAGCACATGCCTCTCCGTGTGCGGGGGCCTGCGTGCTCATGTGCCCACTTGGTGCACGCAAGTGCTGGCTCAGAGCTGGGTGGGTGACATCCA
Above is a genomic segment from Dasypus novemcinctus isolate mDasNov1 chromosome 9, mDasNov1.1.hap2, whole genome shotgun sequence containing:
- the GJB3 gene encoding gap junction beta-3 protein, translating into MDWKTLQGLLSGVNKYSTAFGRIWLSVVFVFRVLVYVVAAERVWGDEQKDFDCNTKQPGCTNVCYDHFFPISNIRLWALQLIFVTCPSLLVILHVAYREERERKHRQKHGEQCAKLYDDTGKKHGGLWWTYLLSLVFKLIMELLFLYVLHTLWHGFGMPRLVQCASVAPCPNTVDCYIARPTEKKIFTYFMVGASAICIVLTICEICYLIFHRLMRGMRRHKDRSPQARGPSSSASRASTCRCHHKLLQAGGPSPNPGDDASQASAPNLTPV